catttatttaccgcttttctgggtactcaaagcgctttacatcgaaggggggaatctcctcaaccaccaccattTGTTCAGATTCAAAGTTTGATGTAAGACATTTGTACCTCAAGTTTTGATAAAAGTTACTGAAGCGGTACACTGATCAGATGATAGTGAAGGATGGCTATATTCATATATCATAGTATTTTGCTTAGTATTCCTGAGTACTTGAGATATGGTATGTGTTCACACAGCCCTCGGTTTTCTTGaatctgcgtgtgtgtgtttttgtgacaGGACCGCAAAGCCACACAGAAACAGAGAGATTTAGAGAAAGTCAAAGAGAAACAGAAGGAGGAgctcaataaacagaaacagatcgAAAAGGTGAGTGACACACATTTTGCATTCACATACTTGTGCAGACCATGTTTGAGCACaggtttatatatatttatataacatttctaTCACAGTGATTTTACATCAGGTATAAGGCATAATCATGTATCATTAAATAGTACCatttatttctaataataataaacagaatttatatttattttgttaataataGAGGTCACAGATGTtattaggggcgattcacatttcgcgtctaaaaccgcgcggaaaacgcgagccgcgctTTCTGCGTGCGCGTgcggcattctgaaaagttgaactattttcaTCTTGATGCGTCGCCCCCGGCATATTTgtcttcatttaaaataacgaatatatgcgccgcggaaaagacgcgaaatgtgaatcgggcttTAGTGTGTTTGAAGGTTGTTTACAATTGCCTAGCATTGTCAGTTTTTGTATTAATGTAAAAGTGTTTATCACAACAACTTTAAACCAAGATTATCCAATCAGTATTCAACATTGAATTCGGTTTACACAgcatatttagatttttcataAGTTTTTTTGAAAACCTACAGGATCTTGAGGAACAAAGCCGTTTAATAGCCGCCTCCAGTCGGCCCAACCCACCAACCGCtgacggacagttcgtagtccTTAGCAACAGCCCATCAGAAGACAGCGAAGCAGGGGAAGAGGGGCAGAAAAAGGGCGAATCAGAGGCCTGACAGTCAGTTTATGAAAACAGATGATCAACAAAAATGAACGACCGTCACTTTATTTCCTCAAGGGTTTTCCTGCAGCATCAAAGATTTGAGGTGTGACTGCAAAATATAACGAACCAACGCAAAATGAAATAGATTTGTTTTGATATTTGGACACGTTTGGGAAAACCcccaaatgttgtgttatttgtAAGAATcgtgtattttataccatatcCGTTACTGAAATTAAATTTGCTTTCAGAGGGTTTTATATGTAGGctactgtacgtgtgtgtagGGATTCACTACCATGACATACAACAAATCTCTGTTTCATACTACATCCTGAATACTAAGgtgattttgtttttcagatTAATGAACATGATTATTACCGTATGTTGGGTGTGTTATGTTCTAATGTAATGCTGCATGTGTCACattaacagtaaaataatctTAATTGGGCTCATAATGATGGCATAAGGTTATTTTATCTTTAAAGTTACAGTAAtattgtttcttaaaatgtTTCCATTAAGTTCTAATAATgtacattgttttgtgtttacacaaaCTGTCAGTGAAAGCCtaattgaatatgtcattataTGTTCGTTTTTTCTTCTCTAAATTGAAAACACTATAATTTGCGTTTTACCTCAGATCGAGGtgtaattgtattttatgtCCCAGCTGTTTTGAAAACCCcagtaaatgcatttaaacataCCGGGTCAATATGGAGTTCAACCCAAGCAAATGGGTTAAACTTAAACGGTAACGTGTTAACTTCTTATTTTGAAGCTTCTGAAAATGATGGGCATGGGAGAAAAACTTCTGATTTAATATTGTGTCAttcattgctttgttttttttaaaacctttcCAGAAATGTTCGTGATGCGTTTAAATGGCTCTGCAAAATCGGTCTGTGATTCATGGGGTTCAATGAAGATTGGtattaaaaatctgttttaaatgAGTTTTTAAGTCTTTCAACCTAACCCTACCAATACATGTGGTGAATTGCCCTTACAATAAgatcatctttattttttcGTTATGGACCTTATCAAATGGATTTTAAGGTTCGCCTTAAAATTCCTCCTATAAAAAGCCAACAGTTTGTAGGTCGTATTGTTATAAACTGGTTGTTTAAGTGACAGTAACAGTTTCcaaaataaaactatataacAAAACACTAATCCAAATCTGCACCTCTTGACAATCagattaaaataaagtgtaaactTTAGGTTAGTTGTAGGTTAAGTGATTTGCTATTCATGTCtaattagttttcatttcattttgcatTTAAACGGCACTAATTGGTAAATTCTTTGCAAAACAATGGAGAGACAGGAGCTGCGCTGGTGCGCTCAATGCTCTCCAAGAGCCcaagacaaataaacaagcACCTCATTTATTAAAAGCAGCCAAGCAACCAGACGCGATCAATTCACCATTGAATGAAACAATTATTACATGCGGCTTCCAGCAAATTGCCAAGCAGCTATTGTGCCATTGTGTTGCGCAGCATCTTTCTCCATGCATGTCCAGAGAGAAAGGGAATATTCAGCAGGATTAGTTTAAACAGCATTAgccctttattattattttaaactcgTGTGGTAGAAAATAAGGTAAATAAGATTAGGCACTAGTCGACTGCTTTTTCATAATGCTGAAGATACTGGGGGAGGAAATGAGAATAAGATCATTCTTGCGCCTAATTTTCTACCTGGTGGGTAAAAATAATGGCACATCAGCTTTGTTTTGTCCCATTCAAAAGCGGCTTTAAGGGATTCAGTGTCCCCAGAAGATAACAGGTTAGTGCTTCAGGTCGGAAAGCCTCATTTGGACACCGAATTACCTGGAGATCCACAGACCCCATGGTGAGGTCCGGCGATTCACATGTAAAACATTCTAACTCGGGCTTTAATGGGTGACGTTTCTGGGACCCTGAGCTCGGATTTATAAAGCACAACCCCGAGCTTCCAGTTCGTGCCAGACGAGAAGACACTTGACATCTCCAAATGGCCTCTCTTACCATCAGCGCGCACCAGAACAACCCGATGCGCAGACACTCCCCGTTCACCATCGACAGCATCCTTGGGTTAGACAGACCTGATCAGAGAACAGTGTTTTCAGCGCCTTATCGACCGTGGTCAGGTAAAACGACTCTTTATTTTGAGCCGAGTCAATTGTTATTGATTCCTTCGAACCGattataaaataatgattttgttTAGGGGCAAAACAGCGATAACCAACAAATACACGAATGAGaagaacatatttttattgGGAATGGAAGAATTTGCAGAACCGGTTCGTCAGAAGTTCCGAATGAACCGATTCGCCAAATGAACTCgaactttttttaatgtcatgATTTTGATTTCTTTCAGACGTGAAACCTGCATGTCAGAACCGTCGCATTGTTGCAGACAGTGATGGTTTAGTTGATGTGAGAGTAAATGAAGATTACAGTAAATCAGGAGAGACATACAGAAGAACACTGAACTGGTACATCGGACGCAGGCCCAGGACAGCTTTCTCAAGTGTTCAGGTACAAAAACTAAACATGGATGAATAATGTTTATTATCTGTTTcaaatcaaaactttatttgcCAAAGATGAAAAGAGGGGTGTCCATCGGATAGTTGTAAATTTacttgtataataattgtaggtgttttattattttcctgtttttatatgttttaattatatacttttttttattatgtccaGATCAAGATACTGGAGAGTGTATTTCAGGTGAACTCATACCCGGGCATCGACATACGTGAAGAACTAGCAGAGAAACTACGTCTGGATGAAGACAGAATTCAGGTAATGATATTTCTGTTAACAACTCTGATCATCCTTTATC
This portion of the Triplophysa rosa linkage group LG20, Trosa_1v2, whole genome shotgun sequence genome encodes:
- the hesx1 gene encoding homeobox expressed in ES cells 1; amino-acid sequence: MASLTISAHQNNPMRRHSPFTIDSILGLDRPDQRTVFSAPYRPWSDVKPACQNRRIVADSDGLVDVRVNEDYSKSGETYRRTLNWYIGRRPRTAFSSVQIKILESVFQVNSYPGIDIREELAEKLRLDEDRIQIWFQNRRAKLKRSHRESQFLMVKNVLGDLQTSREKQ